A stretch of the Paenibacillus dendritiformis genome encodes the following:
- a CDS encoding amidohydrolase, which translates to MGQIWLKNGWILTMDGERRVFQNGDVLIENDRVKAIGAVDPSEVRADAEAVELNGKTVMPGLINTHVHTMQQLGRGIADDVDLLTWLYKRVFPYESCMTEEEAYLFALACSLELIRSGVTTFAEAGGKEVNGIARAVQEAGLRAVLCRATMDMPEGLPEPWRESTERSLAVQEELFGRWHGQADGRLRVWFGLRTIFNCSDELIVRTKQLADRHGVGIHMHVAEIPEEIRFVEEQRGRTTVEHLAHLGVLGPNMLAVHTVWMTDREIDLFRLHDVKVSHNPAAAMRVLGFARIPEMLERGITVSIATDGAPCNNRMDMIDEMLLTALIHKGRTLTPTKLPAVQVLEMATVNGARCLGWEDEIGSLEAGKKADLIIINPRSAGVLPVHDPVSTLVYAMHSSNVESSMCNGQWLMKDRRILTLDEDAILDRVQDTARTIVQRAGIELPHPYPVTKVR; encoded by the coding sequence GTGGGACAAATATGGTTGAAGAACGGCTGGATATTGACGATGGACGGGGAGCGCCGCGTCTTCCAGAATGGCGATGTGCTGATTGAGAACGACCGCGTCAAGGCGATTGGCGCTGTCGATCCGTCCGAGGTGAGGGCGGACGCGGAAGCAGTAGAGCTGAACGGGAAGACGGTCATGCCGGGGCTGATCAATACGCATGTGCATACGATGCAGCAGCTCGGCCGCGGCATTGCCGACGATGTCGATCTGCTCACTTGGCTGTACAAGCGCGTCTTCCCTTATGAGAGCTGCATGACGGAGGAAGAAGCGTATCTGTTCGCGCTGGCTTGCAGCCTGGAGCTTATCCGCTCGGGCGTCACGACGTTCGCGGAGGCGGGCGGCAAGGAAGTGAACGGCATCGCCCGCGCGGTGCAGGAGGCAGGCCTTCGCGCCGTGCTCTGCCGCGCGACGATGGATATGCCGGAAGGGCTGCCGGAGCCATGGCGGGAATCGACGGAGCGATCGCTCGCCGTGCAGGAGGAACTGTTCGGGCGCTGGCACGGTCAGGCGGACGGACGCCTGCGCGTGTGGTTCGGCCTGCGCACGATCTTCAACTGCTCGGACGAGCTGATTGTGCGCACGAAGCAATTGGCCGATCGCCATGGCGTCGGCATCCATATGCATGTGGCGGAGATTCCGGAGGAGATCCGCTTCGTGGAGGAGCAGCGCGGCCGCACGACCGTAGAGCATCTCGCGCACCTCGGCGTGCTCGGCCCGAATATGCTGGCCGTTCATACCGTGTGGATGACGGATCGGGAGATCGATCTGTTCCGCCTGCATGATGTGAAGGTATCGCACAACCCGGCGGCCGCGATGCGCGTGCTCGGCTTCGCCCGCATTCCGGAAATGCTGGAACGCGGCATTACCGTATCCATCGCAACGGATGGAGCGCCGTGCAACAACCGTATGGACATGATCGACGAGATGCTGCTGACCGCGCTGATTCACAAGGGCCGCACGCTTACGCCCACGAAGCTGCCGGCCGTGCAGGTGTTGGAGATGGCGACGGTGAACGGAGCGCGCTGCCTCGGTTGGGAGGATGAGATCGGATCGCTGGAGGCGGGCAAGAAGGCCGACCTTATCATCATCAATCCGCGCAGCGCGGGCGTGCTGCCGGTGCATGATCCGGTATCGACCCTCGTCTACGCGATGCATTCCAGCAACGTCGAATCGTCGATGTGCAACGGACAATGGTTGATGAAGGATCGCCGCATTCTCACCTTGGACGAGGACGCGATTCTCGATCGCGTGCAAGACACGGCCCGGACGATCGTCCAACGGGCGGGCATCGAGCTGCCGCACCCATATCCGGTTACAAAAGTCCGTTAA
- a CDS encoding SRPBCC family protein, with protein sequence MEDLRYEFYIGAPVDTVWNTLMSPEGTRQIFFGSELRSTFQVGDRYEYVGPGNDGDETVHVYGTVLHCEPNKIFSGTEHPGPSYYSNHAELETRITFTLETVGQCTKLTLVNDQWPANHPSYANASSHWWMILSNVKTLAETGRTLDLGW encoded by the coding sequence ATGGAAGATTTGAGATACGAGTTCTATATCGGCGCCCCTGTCGACACGGTCTGGAATACGCTAATGTCGCCGGAAGGGACGCGCCAAATCTTTTTTGGAAGCGAGCTTCGGTCCACGTTCCAGGTCGGGGACAGGTATGAATACGTAGGACCGGGCAATGATGGCGACGAGACCGTTCACGTGTATGGCACCGTGCTGCACTGCGAGCCGAACAAGATATTCAGCGGAACGGAGCATCCGGGCCCGTCCTATTACAGCAATCATGCCGAGCTGGAGACGAGAATCACCTTCACGCTGGAGACGGTTGGCCAATGCACGAAGTTGACGCTAGTCAATGATCAGTGGCCGGCCAACCATCCTTCCTACGCTAATGCCAGTTCCCATTGGTGGATGATACTCTCTAACGTCAAGACGCTGGCCGAGACGGGCAGAACGCTGGATCTCGGGTGGTAG
- a CDS encoding polysaccharide deacetylase family protein — protein MTQRHIRTRLILNCDDFGQSPAANQAIIRLLEEDAVSSATIMPPAPAFAEAAEWCRRTGQRNVGLHLTLTSEFEGYRWSSLTGGPSLHDVSGYLHATVEAFERSAKAPDVKRELHAQFEAARQAGIDISHVDNHMGSLYGMATGRSFLPYILWRCSRWGLPFRLFRRIDERDHLLASIPGAHQTLRRVAALADALGVPLPDYLLSHPYFIEEGETYDSFKRMLIGKLYELPEGIVETYIHPAVEDRFMAARIPSWEKRVWEYRLMLDDDFAYARRDAGVELTDYRYVRKTRKPVRLRGALRLLAMLLPEFRNGAR, from the coding sequence ATGACTCAGCGCCATATTCGCACTCGACTCATACTCAATTGCGACGACTTCGGGCAGAGTCCGGCGGCCAATCAGGCCATCATCCGCCTGCTGGAGGAAGACGCCGTATCCTCCGCCACGATTATGCCTCCCGCTCCGGCCTTCGCGGAAGCCGCGGAATGGTGCAGGCGGACCGGCCAGCGCAATGTCGGCCTGCACCTCACGCTGACCAGCGAATTCGAGGGGTACCGCTGGAGCAGCCTAACCGGCGGACCGTCCCTGCATGATGTCTCCGGCTATTTGCACGCCACCGTAGAAGCGTTCGAACGGAGCGCGAAGGCTCCCGACGTGAAGAGAGAGCTGCACGCCCAGTTCGAGGCCGCCCGCCAAGCTGGCATCGACATCTCTCATGTCGACAATCATATGGGAAGCCTGTACGGGATGGCCACGGGCCGAAGCTTCCTGCCCTATATCCTGTGGCGCTGCTCCCGCTGGGGCTTGCCCTTCCGGCTGTTCCGGCGCATCGATGAGCGTGATCATCTCCTCGCCTCCATCCCCGGGGCGCATCAGACCTTGCGGAGGGTGGCGGCCCTCGCCGATGCGCTGGGCGTTCCCCTGCCCGATTACCTGCTTTCGCACCCGTATTTTATCGAAGAAGGAGAAACCTATGACAGCTTCAAGCGGATGCTGATAGGCAAGCTGTACGAGTTGCCGGAAGGCATTGTCGAGACCTATATCCATCCGGCGGTCGAGGATCGCTTCATGGCGGCGCGGATTCCTTCCTGGGAAAAGCGGGTATGGGAGTACCGGCTGATGCTGGACGATGATTTCGCCTATGCGAGGCGTGATGCGGGGGTGGAATTGACGGATTACCGTTACGTGCGGAAGACTCGGAAGCCGGTCAGGCTGAGAGGAGCGCTGCGCCTGCTCGCGATGCTTCTCCCCGAATTCAGGAACGGAGCCAGGTGA
- a CDS encoding MFS transporter, producing MRGTWVNSPLSYALGMFAMMVPTQAFSAFYSYYYVEKLGLGVGLAALARTIYLIWDAVNQPLFGHWSDRTRTRFGRRKPWLWASIPLFMLTFCMIFAVPPGLAQHQNSLFLWFLIALLLFEAVSTVIWVNYGALFPELFRGERLRAQASAIQQGFQIAAILIGSALTPILFAFIGFGYMSLVYALLFAVFMLLCTSSIQENKSIQQEPPLLLKEAFRETLKNREFLLFNIANSFAQTVNGLVSSMIPFYAKYVLNIPESQVSLLLASVFVSVIPLVAVWYWIVNRLGGIRGWRLSMAAYGLSVLPLWFGSGLASGIAAGILVGFGLAGFLVTPPVLSSQIIDRDFAKTGRRREGVYTAVGGFITRSSGLISALSFWVVGLLFGYVSGDNPGPNPEGTFRVLISAVPFCLLAAAFLLSMSVKQPDEPQSYGRSHTS from the coding sequence ATGCGCGGAACTTGGGTGAATTCCCCGCTGTCCTACGCGCTCGGCATGTTCGCGATGATGGTGCCCACGCAAGCCTTCAGCGCGTTCTACAGCTACTACTATGTCGAGAAGCTGGGGCTCGGCGTCGGGCTGGCTGCATTGGCCCGCACGATCTACCTAATCTGGGATGCCGTCAACCAGCCGCTGTTCGGCCACTGGTCCGATCGCACCCGCACGCGCTTCGGTCGGCGCAAGCCGTGGCTCTGGGCATCCATTCCGCTGTTCATGCTGACGTTCTGCATGATCTTTGCCGTGCCGCCAGGATTGGCGCAGCACCAGAACAGCCTGTTCCTCTGGTTCCTCATCGCGCTCCTGCTCTTCGAAGCGGTGTCGACCGTCATCTGGGTCAACTATGGGGCGCTATTTCCGGAATTGTTCCGCGGGGAGCGCCTGCGAGCGCAAGCTTCCGCGATACAGCAAGGCTTCCAGATCGCCGCCATCCTGATCGGCTCTGCCCTGACGCCGATTCTATTTGCCTTCATCGGCTTCGGCTATATGTCCCTTGTCTATGCCCTCCTCTTCGCCGTGTTCATGCTGTTGTGCACCAGCTCCATCCAGGAAAATAAGAGCATTCAGCAAGAGCCGCCGCTTCTACTGAAGGAAGCGTTCCGCGAGACCCTGAAGAACCGGGAATTTTTGCTCTTCAATATCGCCAACTCGTTCGCGCAGACCGTGAACGGGCTGGTGAGCTCCATGATCCCCTTTTACGCCAAATATGTGTTGAACATTCCCGAATCTCAAGTCTCCCTGCTATTGGCTTCCGTCTTCGTCTCCGTTATCCCGCTCGTCGCCGTCTGGTACTGGATCGTCAACCGGCTGGGCGGCATCCGGGGCTGGCGCCTGTCCATGGCCGCCTACGGACTGTCCGTCCTCCCGCTCTGGTTCGGAAGCGGTCTCGCCAGCGGCATCGCCGCGGGCATCCTCGTCGGGTTCGGCTTGGCCGGCTTCCTCGTGACGCCGCCGGTGCTGAGCAGTCAGATTATCGACCGGGACTTCGCGAAGACGGGGCGGCGCCGCGAAGGTGTCTATACGGCTGTCGGCGGCTTCATCACCCGCTCCAGCGGGCTGATCTCGGCCCTGTCGTTCTGGGTCGTCGGCCTGCTCTTCGGCTATGTGAGCGGAGACAACCCCGGGCCGAACCCGGAAGGAACGTTCCGGGTATTGATCAGCGCCGTGCCGTTCTGTCTGCTGGCTGCCGCCTTTCTTCTATCTATGTCCGTCAAGCAACCTGATGAGCCCCAATCTTATGGAAGGAGCCATACATCATGA
- a CDS encoding DUF4825 domain-containing protein gives MKMSRTLIFLFVLLFALAGCDSNSRNAGTGDKDIFQYKNSYVGDNSAIGSILGMLPQSDRVKQFSLSTAEKPYRITVQYNEAASPMTESDIRETVIFNATFLFALVRNVDQVHLELEGQSYHITRDQLQSWYGKDLDQFENEQDLRNLTQEFIPDKGKVDQLFANLQQQ, from the coding sequence ATGAAAATGAGCAGAACTTTGATTTTTTTATTTGTCCTGTTGTTCGCGCTCGCGGGTTGCGACTCGAACAGCCGCAACGCAGGCACGGGAGACAAAGATATTTTTCAGTATAAAAATTCCTATGTCGGCGACAACAGCGCCATCGGCAGCATTCTGGGGATGCTTCCGCAGAGCGACCGGGTGAAGCAGTTCTCGCTGAGCACGGCCGAGAAGCCTTACCGCATCACGGTGCAATACAACGAGGCGGCTTCACCGATGACCGAGAGCGACATTCGAGAGACCGTCATTTTCAATGCCACCTTTTTGTTCGCCTTGGTAAGGAATGTCGACCAGGTCCATCTGGAGTTGGAGGGCCAGAGTTACCATATCACCCGAGATCAATTGCAGAGCTGGTACGGCAAAGACCTGGATCAATTCGAGAACGAACAGGATCTCAGAAATTTGACGCAGGAGTTCATACCGGATAAAGGCAAAGTTGATCAGTTGTTCGCCAACCTGCAGCAACAATGA
- a CDS encoding ABC transporter ATP-binding protein gives MSSLRLINISKQFGDKLLLDALDFEFQAGRIYIIRGESGSGKTTLLNIIAGYIEADTGRLEMPPNTKIEYLFQDEMLFSNLTAKENMYIKYSALNRDDAGFLPLAEGTLARFNILDLADRKISMLSGGEKQRVQLASILISDPDIILMDEPTSKLDLHNKKTIYEAIMSVFHQKLVIIVSHENNRLIDASINLTLEHGRLHDEKR, from the coding sequence ATGAGCAGTCTGCGTTTGATTAACATATCCAAGCAGTTCGGAGACAAATTGCTGCTCGACGCCCTCGATTTCGAATTCCAGGCTGGCCGGATCTATATTATCAGAGGGGAGAGCGGTTCCGGCAAGACGACCCTGCTGAATATTATCGCGGGATATATTGAGGCGGATACCGGCCGGCTGGAAATGCCGCCGAATACAAAAATCGAATATCTGTTCCAGGATGAAATGCTATTCTCGAATCTGACGGCAAAAGAGAACATGTATATTAAGTATAGCGCGCTCAATCGCGATGACGCAGGCTTCCTCCCGCTTGCCGAGGGCACATTGGCCCGGTTCAATATCCTCGATCTGGCGGACCGGAAAATATCGATGCTCTCGGGCGGAGAAAAACAACGAGTCCAGTTGGCCTCCATCCTCATCTCGGATCCCGACATTATTTTGATGGATGAACCGACCTCCAAGCTGGATCTGCACAATAAAAAAACGATTTATGAAGCGATCATGTCAGTGTTTCATCAGAAATTAGTCATCATCGTCAGTCATGAAAACAACCGGCTCATTGATGCCAGCATCAATCTAACGTTGGAGCATGGGAGATTGCATGATGAAAAGCGATAA
- a CDS encoding DNA alkylation repair protein, producing the protein MTVDDIMKKLEAMGSEQTKKTFIRHGAQEPLFGVKVGDLKKLVKDVRKDQTLARALYETGNSDAMYLAGLTVNPKTMDRETLQAWAKRANWYLLAEYTVAGVAAESPHALALAREWMKSDDGMIAACGWSTYANYISITQDEDLDLEEIRRLLQQLAATIHSEKNRVRYAMNMFVIVVGSYVRPLHEEAVRVAEAIGKVEVHMGQTACKVPDAAPYIGKTVAAGKLGTRKKTCIC; encoded by the coding sequence ATGACCGTAGACGATATCATGAAGAAGCTGGAAGCGATGGGATCGGAGCAGACGAAAAAGACGTTCATCCGGCACGGGGCCCAGGAGCCGCTGTTCGGCGTCAAGGTAGGGGATCTGAAGAAGCTTGTCAAGGATGTGAGGAAGGATCAGACGCTCGCCCGGGCATTGTACGAGACGGGGAACAGCGATGCCATGTATTTGGCGGGGCTGACCGTGAATCCGAAGACGATGGACAGGGAGACGCTGCAGGCTTGGGCGAAGCGGGCCAATTGGTATTTACTCGCGGAGTATACAGTGGCGGGGGTAGCGGCCGAAAGCCCGCATGCCCTTGCATTGGCCCGGGAATGGATGAAATCGGACGACGGGATGATCGCCGCCTGCGGCTGGAGCACGTACGCGAACTACATCTCGATTACGCAGGATGAAGACTTGGATCTGGAAGAGATCCGCCGGCTTCTGCAGCAGCTCGCGGCCACGATTCACAGTGAGAAGAACCGGGTGCGCTATGCGATGAACATGTTCGTGATCGTCGTCGGCTCCTATGTGCGCCCTCTGCACGAGGAAGCGGTTCGAGTGGCCGAGGCAATTGGGAAGGTGGAGGTTCATATGGGGCAGACCGCGTGCAAGGTGCCGGATGCCGCGCCTTATATTGGGAAGACGGTTGCCGCCGGCAAGCTGGGGACCCGGAAGAAGACTTGTATTTGTTAA
- a CDS encoding DUF6953 family protein, which produces MEATAQQVAEWMVAEIQAKGVVHQSDVIAYVRAHFGEAFVFVNERGHASLDKEVKKAFRKLHRGRIAWDRDGFCWGWT; this is translated from the coding sequence ATGGAAGCGACCGCACAGCAGGTGGCGGAATGGATGGTAGCCGAGATTCAGGCGAAGGGAGTCGTCCATCAGAGCGATGTGATTGCGTATGTGCGCGCTCATTTCGGCGAAGCGTTCGTGTTCGTGAATGAGAGGGGCCATGCGTCGTTGGACAAGGAAGTGAAGAAGGCGTTCCGGAAGCTGCACCGCGGCCGGATTGCCTGGGATCGGGACGGCTTCTGCTGGGGGTGGACATAA
- the rnhA gene encoding ribonuclease H, translating to MAQAKYYVVWAGHRPGVYASWAECKAQTDNYKDAKYKSFPSKAAAERAYRDGWQKHWGKKKDGTGAPARGGAAASSPPAEVDYDSISVDVGTRGNPGPVEYRGVSTRTGEVLFAVGPIPNGTNNLGEFLAIVHSLAYLKRKGSSQTVYSDSRTAMKWVREKKVATTLERNESTKEIWNLVDRALAWLQTNTYSNKVLKWDTKAWGEIKADYGRK from the coding sequence GTGGCGCAGGCAAAATATTACGTCGTATGGGCCGGCCATCGTCCCGGCGTCTATGCAAGCTGGGCGGAATGCAAGGCGCAGACGGATAACTATAAAGATGCTAAATACAAATCCTTTCCATCCAAGGCCGCGGCGGAGCGGGCCTATCGGGACGGCTGGCAGAAGCATTGGGGCAAGAAGAAGGACGGGACAGGCGCTCCAGCCCGGGGAGGCGCGGCTGCCAGCTCCCCGCCGGCCGAGGTGGATTACGACAGCATCTCGGTCGATGTCGGCACGAGGGGCAATCCGGGGCCGGTGGAGTACCGGGGCGTGTCCACGCGGACGGGAGAGGTGTTGTTCGCCGTCGGTCCGATTCCGAACGGCACGAACAATCTGGGAGAGTTCCTGGCTATCGTGCACTCGCTGGCGTATTTGAAGCGGAAGGGCAGCAGCCAGACGGTGTACAGCGACTCCCGCACCGCCATGAAATGGGTGCGGGAGAAGAAGGTCGCCACCACCCTGGAGCGCAACGAGTCGACGAAGGAGATCTGGAATCTCGTCGATCGGGCGCTTGCCTGGCTCCAGACGAACACCTATAGCAACAAGGTGCTGAAATGGGACACGAAGGCATGGGGCGAGATTAAGGCCGATTACGGCCGGAAATAG
- a CDS encoding spore coat protein, with amino-acid sequence MLAESERKKHLAWHETMEMHELTAFQANHLMAFKMMLDDVKDAKLRGLYEEAIFAMENNLKELLGYYPMAPAFVRHKGDGADLTGFYAGHLLGFCKTSVRSYAIGITETSTPSLRQTLKKQLNAAIDLHAKVFHYMLDRGYYPSYDLPKLLENDMKNANKALSM; translated from the coding sequence ATGTTGGCGGAAAGTGAACGGAAGAAGCATCTGGCTTGGCATGAGACGATGGAAATGCACGAGTTGACGGCATTCCAGGCAAACCATCTGATGGCATTCAAAATGATGCTGGATGACGTCAAGGATGCGAAGCTGCGCGGATTATACGAGGAAGCTATCTTCGCAATGGAGAACAACTTGAAGGAACTGCTCGGCTACTACCCGATGGCCCCGGCATTTGTTCGCCATAAGGGCGATGGAGCGGATTTGACCGGGTTCTACGCCGGACATCTGCTCGGCTTCTGCAAGACGTCGGTCCGGAGCTACGCCATCGGCATTACCGAGACATCGACCCCTTCGCTGCGCCAGACGCTGAAGAAGCAGCTCAATGCCGCGATCGACCTGCACGCGAAAGTGTTCCATTATATGCTGGATCGCGGATATTATCCATCATACGACCTGCCGAAGCTGTTGGAGAACGATATGAAAAACGCCAACAAGGCATTGTCGATGTAA
- a CDS encoding YebC/PmpR family DNA-binding transcriptional regulator: MGRKWNNIKEKKASKDTNTSRIYARFGREIYVAAKQGEPNPESNQALKFVIERAKTYNVPKAIIDRAIEKAKGGSDENYDELRYEGFGPNGTMVIVDALTNNVNRTASEVRAAFNKNGGSLGVSGSVTYMFDQTAVIGLEGKTAEEVLEILMNADLDVRDILEEDEAVIIYAEPDQFHQVQHALREAGTSEFTVAELTMLPQSYVTLPEDAQAQFEKMIDALEDLDDVQQVYHNVDQ; the protein is encoded by the coding sequence ATGGGGCGTAAATGGAATAACATTAAGGAAAAAAAGGCGTCAAAGGATACGAACACGAGTCGCATATATGCCCGGTTCGGCAGAGAGATTTATGTAGCTGCGAAGCAAGGGGAGCCGAATCCCGAATCAAACCAAGCCTTGAAATTTGTAATTGAGCGCGCCAAAACATACAATGTGCCGAAAGCAATCATTGATCGGGCGATTGAGAAGGCCAAGGGCGGCTCGGATGAGAACTATGACGAGCTTCGCTACGAAGGCTTCGGTCCGAACGGGACGATGGTCATCGTGGACGCTCTGACCAACAACGTGAACCGGACAGCGTCCGAAGTGCGTGCCGCATTCAACAAAAACGGCGGCAGCCTCGGCGTCAGCGGTTCAGTCACTTATATGTTCGATCAGACCGCCGTTATTGGTCTGGAAGGCAAGACCGCCGAGGAAGTACTGGAGATTCTGATGAATGCGGATCTCGATGTGCGGGACATCCTCGAGGAGGATGAGGCGGTCATTATCTATGCAGAGCCCGATCAGTTCCATCAGGTCCAGCACGCTCTGCGCGAAGCGGGCACCTCGGAATTCACCGTAGCGGAGCTGACCATGCTGCCTCAAAGCTATGTCACCCTCCCGGAAGACGCGCAGGCGCAATTTGAAAAAATGATTGATGCGCTGGAAGATTTGGACGATGTGCAGCAGGTCTATCACAACGTGGATCAATAG
- the pgmB gene encoding beta-phosphoglucomutase has protein sequence MNQTSSLQAVLFDLDGVITDTAEYHYLAWNAIAEELGIPFSREFNENLKGVSRMDSLKLLLSQAPTPPSYTADELEQLADRKNKLYQELIDKVTPADLLPGIADFIADIKRHGVKMGLASASKNALAVISRLGIADQFDVIVDAAALKNNKPDPEIFLTGAAALNADPKFCIGVEDAVAGVDAIKAAGMFAVAIGSPAAFPHADLVLESTAQLRFQELANRFS, from the coding sequence ATGAATCAGACAAGTTCGCTCCAGGCTGTCCTGTTCGATCTGGATGGCGTCATTACGGATACGGCCGAGTATCATTATTTGGCCTGGAACGCCATTGCCGAAGAGCTGGGAATCCCGTTCAGCCGCGAATTCAACGAGAATCTCAAAGGCGTCTCGCGGATGGATTCCTTGAAGCTCCTGCTCAGCCAAGCGCCAACGCCTCCGTCCTATACGGCAGATGAGCTGGAGCAGCTCGCGGATCGCAAAAACAAGCTGTACCAGGAGCTCATCGATAAGGTGACGCCGGCTGACCTGCTGCCCGGGATCGCCGACTTCATCGCCGATATTAAGCGGCACGGCGTAAAGATGGGCCTCGCCTCCGCCAGCAAAAACGCGCTGGCGGTCATCAGCCGCCTCGGCATCGCGGATCAGTTCGACGTCATCGTGGATGCCGCCGCATTGAAAAACAACAAGCCCGACCCGGAAATTTTCCTGACCGGCGCAGCGGCGCTGAACGCCGATCCGAAGTTCTGCATCGGGGTCGAGGATGCGGTCGCGGGCGTGGACGCCATCAAGGCCGCGGGCATGTTCGCGGTGGCGATCGGAAGCCCGGCCGCCTTCCCGCACGCCGACCTGGTGCTGGAGAGCACGGCGCAGCTCCGCTTCCAGGAGCTGGCGAATCGGTTCTCCTAA